Proteins found in one Mustela lutreola isolate mMusLut2 chromosome 10, mMusLut2.pri, whole genome shotgun sequence genomic segment:
- the FBXO44 gene encoding F-box only protein 44 isoform X1: MAVGNINELPENILLELFTHVPARQLLLRCRLVCSLWRDLIDLVTLWKRKCLREGFITEDWDQPVADWKIFYFLRSLHRNLLHNPCAEEGFEFWSLDVNGGDEWKVEDLSKDQRKEFPNDQVKKYFVTSYYTCLKSQVVDLKAEGYWEELMDTTRPDIEVKDWFAARPDCGSKYQLCVQLLSSAHAPLGTFQPDPATIQQKSDAKWREVSHTFSNYPPGVRYIWFQHGGVDTHYWAGWYGPRVTNSSITIGPPLP; encoded by the exons ATGGCCGTTGGGAACATCAACGAGCTGCCCGAGAACATTCTGCTGGAGCTGTTCACGCATGTGCCCGCCCGCCAGCTGCTGCTGCGCTGTCGCCTGGTCTGCAGCCTCTGGAGAGACCTCATTGACCTGGTGACACTCTGGAAGCGAAAGTGCCTGCGGGAGGGCTTCATCACTGAGGACTGGGACCAGCCCGTGGCCGACTGGAAGATCTTCTACTTCCTCCGCAGCCTCCACCGGAATCTCCTACACAACCCGTGTGCTGAAG AGGGCTTTGAATTCTGGAGCCTGGACGTGAATGGAGGTGATGAGTGGAAGGTGGAGGACCTCTCTAAAGACCAGAGGAAGGAATTCCCCAATGACCAGGTCAAGAAATACTTCGTGACTTCTTATTA CACCTGCCTCAAGTCCCAGGTGGTGGACCTCAAGGCCGAAGGGTATTGGGAGGAGCTGATGGACACCACACGGCCGGACATCGAGGTCAAGGACTG GTTCGCAGCCAGGCCGGACTGCGGGTCCAAGTACCAGCTGTGTGTTCAGCTCCTGTCGTCAGCACACGCACCTCTGGGGACCTTCCAGCCAGATCCGGCAACGATCCAGCAGAAGAGCGATGCCAAGTGGAGGGAG GTCTCTCACACGTTCTCCAACTACCCGCCCGGCGTCCGCTACATCTGGTTTCAGCACGGCGGCGTGGACACTCACTACTGGGCCGGCTGGTACGGCCCGAGGGTCACCAACAGCAGTATCACCATTGGACCTCCCCTGCCTTGA
- the FBXO44 gene encoding F-box only protein 44 isoform X2, with the protein MAVGNINELPENILLELFTHVPARQLLLRCRLVCSLWRDLIDLVTLWKRKCLREGFITEDWDQPVADWKIFYFLRSLHRNLLHNPCAEEGFEFWSLDVNGGDEWKVEDLSKDQRKEFPNDQHLPQVPGGGPQGRRVLGGADGHHTAGHRGQGLVRSQAGLRVQVPAVCSAPVVSTRTSGDLPARSGNDPAEERCQVEGGLSHVLQLPARRPLHLVSARRRGHSLLGRLVRPEGHQQQYHHWTSPALTPPKP; encoded by the exons ATGGCCGTTGGGAACATCAACGAGCTGCCCGAGAACATTCTGCTGGAGCTGTTCACGCATGTGCCCGCCCGCCAGCTGCTGCTGCGCTGTCGCCTGGTCTGCAGCCTCTGGAGAGACCTCATTGACCTGGTGACACTCTGGAAGCGAAAGTGCCTGCGGGAGGGCTTCATCACTGAGGACTGGGACCAGCCCGTGGCCGACTGGAAGATCTTCTACTTCCTCCGCAGCCTCCACCGGAATCTCCTACACAACCCGTGTGCTGAAG AGGGCTTTGAATTCTGGAGCCTGGACGTGAATGGAGGTGATGAGTGGAAGGTGGAGGACCTCTCTAAAGACCAGAGGAAGGAATTCCCCAATGACCAG CACCTGCCTCAAGTCCCAGGTGGTGGACCTCAAGGCCGAAGGGTATTGGGAGGAGCTGATGGACACCACACGGCCGGACATCGAGGTCAAGGACTG GTTCGCAGCCAGGCCGGACTGCGGGTCCAAGTACCAGCTGTGTGTTCAGCTCCTGTCGTCAGCACACGCACCTCTGGGGACCTTCCAGCCAGATCCGGCAACGATCCAGCAGAAGAGCGATGCCAAGTGGAGGGAG GTCTCTCACACGTTCTCCAACTACCCGCCCGGCGTCCGCTACATCTGGTTTCAGCACGGCGGCGTGGACACTCACTACTGGGCCGGCTGGTACGGCCCGAGGGTCACCAACAGCAGTATCACCATTGGACCTCCCCTGCCTTGACACCCCCCAAGCCCTGA
- the FBXO44 gene encoding F-box only protein 44 isoform X3, with the protein MAVGNINELPENILLELFTHVPARQLLLRCRLVCSLWRDLIDLVTLWKRKCLREGFITEDWDQPVADWKIFYFLRSLHRNLLHNPCAEEGFEFWSLDVNGGDEWKVEDLSKDQRKEFPNDQVRSQAGLRVQVPAVCSAPVVSTRTSGDLPARSGNDPAEERCQVEGGLSHVLQLPARRPLHLVSARRRGHSLLGRLVRPEGHQQQYHHWTSPALTPPKP; encoded by the exons ATGGCCGTTGGGAACATCAACGAGCTGCCCGAGAACATTCTGCTGGAGCTGTTCACGCATGTGCCCGCCCGCCAGCTGCTGCTGCGCTGTCGCCTGGTCTGCAGCCTCTGGAGAGACCTCATTGACCTGGTGACACTCTGGAAGCGAAAGTGCCTGCGGGAGGGCTTCATCACTGAGGACTGGGACCAGCCCGTGGCCGACTGGAAGATCTTCTACTTCCTCCGCAGCCTCCACCGGAATCTCCTACACAACCCGTGTGCTGAAG AGGGCTTTGAATTCTGGAGCCTGGACGTGAATGGAGGTGATGAGTGGAAGGTGGAGGACCTCTCTAAAGACCAGAGGAAGGAATTCCCCAATGACCAG GTTCGCAGCCAGGCCGGACTGCGGGTCCAAGTACCAGCTGTGTGTTCAGCTCCTGTCGTCAGCACACGCACCTCTGGGGACCTTCCAGCCAGATCCGGCAACGATCCAGCAGAAGAGCGATGCCAAGTGGAGGGAG GTCTCTCACACGTTCTCCAACTACCCGCCCGGCGTCCGCTACATCTGGTTTCAGCACGGCGGCGTGGACACTCACTACTGGGCCGGCTGGTACGGCCCGAGGGTCACCAACAGCAGTATCACCATTGGACCTCCCCTGCCTTGACACCCCCCAAGCCCTGA